The following are encoded together in the Blautia obeum ATCC 29174 genome:
- the larB gene encoding nickel pincer cofactor biosynthesis protein LarB, which yields METREILTRFKNGELSMEEAEHYFRKEPFEEMDDYAKLDSHREIRSGFPEVIFCSGKADQHFVHIFKKLYEDNGEVFGTRASRHQYELVKDLLPGVEYDELSHIIKIEKKEKEHIGKIAICTAGTADIAVAEEAAQTAEYFGSHVERIFDVGVSGIHRLFSRLDVIQDANCVIAVAGMEGALASVLGGLVDKPVIAVPTSVGYGASMNGLSALLTMINSCANGIAVVNIDNGYGAGYIATQINRLAERDYYE from the coding sequence TTGGAAACCAGAGAGATACTAACCAGATTTAAAAATGGTGAACTGTCTATGGAAGAGGCGGAGCATTATTTTCGCAAAGAACCGTTTGAAGAAATGGATGATTATGCAAAACTGGATTCCCACAGAGAAATACGATCCGGATTTCCGGAAGTGATCTTCTGCAGCGGTAAGGCGGATCAGCATTTTGTTCATATTTTCAAGAAACTTTATGAGGATAACGGAGAAGTATTTGGTACAAGGGCATCCAGACATCAGTATGAACTTGTGAAAGATCTTCTTCCAGGGGTGGAATACGACGAATTATCTCACATTATTAAAATTGAAAAGAAAGAAAAAGAGCACATCGGTAAGATCGCGATATGTACAGCAGGAACTGCAGATATTGCAGTTGCTGAAGAAGCGGCACAGACAGCAGAGTATTTTGGCTCTCATGTGGAACGTATTTTTGATGTAGGTGTGAGTGGTATTCACAGATTGTTTTCCAGACTGGATGTGATCCAGGATGCGAATTGTGTGATTGCAGTTGCCGGAATGGAGGGGGCGCTTGCGAGTGTACTTGGCGGTCTTGTGGATAAACCGGTTATTGCAGTGCCGACATCGGTTGGGTATGGAGCGAGCATGAATGGACTGTCTGCACTTCTTACTATGATCAATTCCTGTGCAAATGGAATTGCAGTGGTAAATATTGATAATGGATATGGGGCAGGATACATTGCAACGCAGATCAACCGGCTGGCAGAGAGGGACTACTATGAGTAA
- a CDS encoding dicarboxylate/amino acid:cation symporter gives MKKFYTWYQKHITGAIFIGLLLGILTGLFLADCFAPVLTVTSLLGGIYMNALNMMIFPLVFCSVVMGICSIGSIKTTGKITGASMVFFLCTTALASLAGLIIPRLIHLGRGVSFEMATSDIAATDMSNILDTIKNLIPSNPVSAFAQGNMLQVLVFAVIIGFTLIAVGEKGQPLLNVIDSLNEVCLKIISTIMYFTPIGVFCTIVPVVEANGTETIISLATQLIILYLAFFIFAFVVYGLAVKVIGKESPIKFFKAIMPAALNAFGTCSSSATIPISKQCMEDGMGVSNKITSIAIPLGATVNMDAVSILMSFMIMFFANACGINVSISMMVIVLLANVLLSVGTPGVPGGAIASFAALATMAGLPAGVMGVYISINTLCDMGATCVNVIGDLACCVALKGRLKIDEHK, from the coding sequence ATGAAAAAATTTTATACCTGGTATCAGAAGCATATTACCGGTGCGATCTTTATCGGCCTGCTTCTCGGTATCCTGACCGGACTGTTTCTTGCGGACTGTTTTGCACCGGTTCTGACAGTTACCAGTCTTCTCGGCGGCATCTACATGAATGCCCTGAATATGATGATCTTTCCACTTGTATTCTGTTCCGTTGTCATGGGGATCTGCAGCATCGGAAGTATTAAAACCACCGGTAAGATTACCGGTGCTTCCATGGTATTTTTCCTTTGCACAACTGCACTCGCCAGTCTTGCCGGTCTGATCATCCCGCGTCTGATCCATCTTGGACGAGGTGTTTCTTTTGAAATGGCAACATCTGATATTGCAGCTACAGATATGAGCAATATTCTGGATACCATCAAAAACCTGATTCCGTCCAACCCTGTATCTGCTTTCGCACAGGGAAACATGCTTCAGGTTCTTGTATTTGCCGTCATCATCGGTTTTACCCTGATTGCAGTAGGTGAGAAAGGTCAGCCGCTTCTGAATGTGATCGACTCACTGAATGAAGTGTGCCTGAAGATTATCAGCACGATCATGTACTTCACCCCAATCGGTGTCTTCTGTACTATCGTACCGGTTGTAGAAGCAAATGGTACCGAAACAATCATTTCACTGGCTACACAGCTGATCATCCTGTACCTGGCATTCTTTATCTTTGCATTTGTCGTATATGGACTTGCCGTTAAAGTAATCGGTAAAGAAAGTCCGATTAAATTTTTCAAGGCGATCATGCCGGCTGCACTGAATGCATTCGGAACATGCTCCAGCTCCGCTACGATTCCGATCAGTAAACAGTGCATGGAAGATGGAATGGGTGTTTCCAATAAGATCACAAGTATTGCGATTCCTCTCGGAGCAACCGTAAATATGGATGCTGTATCCATTCTGATGTCCTTCATGATCATGTTCTTTGCCAACGCATGTGGAATCAATGTCAGCATTTCCATGATGGTTATTGTACTCCTGGCAAACGTACTTCTTTCAGTCGGAACACCGGGTGTTCCAGGTGGTGCAATTGCATCTTTTGCAGCGCTCGCTACCATGGCAGGACTTCCAGCCGGGGTTATGGGCGTATATATCAGCATCAATACTCTGTGCGATATGGGTGCTACCTGTGTCAATGTTATTGGAGACCTTGCCTGCTGTGTAGCACTGAAGGGCCGCCTCAAAATCGACGAACATAAATAA
- the larC gene encoding nickel pincer cofactor biosynthesis protein LarC, with protein MSKTLYLECYSGISGDMTVAALLDLGADREVLKESLKSLPVGGFRTEITRVKKSGLDACDFSVILEQDNHDHDMEYLHGSEKSYTGHYEHSHEVNHEHHHGHTHSHEHPYEHRGMKEITEIIQKSEMTVRAKKMAMRVFDILAQAESKAHGVPVEEVHFHEVGAVDSIVDIAAIAICMDNLDISNVIVPVLYEGTGFIRCQHGQIPVPVPAVTHIAETHKLKLKITDIQGELVTPTGAAVVAAFRTSDRLPEDFTMLKTGIGAGKRQYRCPGILRAMLIRETTDLQIKDIIWKLETDMDDCGGEMMGHVMNLLMANGAREVHYTPIYTKKNRPAYTLTVICKESEREKLENLIFSETTTIGIRRVEMERTILQREIQKKDTPVGTAIVKACTLPDGNIRYYPEYENVAELAERNQLSFRETYDRIRSYWTTER; from the coding sequence ATGAGTAAAACATTATATTTGGAATGCTATTCGGGAATCAGTGGAGATATGACAGTTGCAGCACTTCTGGATCTGGGAGCTGACAGGGAGGTATTAAAGGAATCGCTGAAGAGTCTTCCGGTAGGTGGATTTCGGACAGAAATCACCAGGGTAAAAAAATCCGGATTAGATGCATGTGATTTCTCAGTTATTCTGGAACAGGATAATCACGATCATGATATGGAATATCTGCATGGAAGTGAGAAATCATATACAGGGCATTATGAACACAGTCATGAGGTGAATCATGAACATCATCATGGACATACGCATAGTCATGAGCATCCTTATGAACATCGTGGAATGAAAGAAATCACAGAGATCATTCAGAAGTCGGAAATGACTGTAAGAGCAAAGAAAATGGCAATGCGTGTATTTGATATATTGGCACAGGCAGAATCCAAAGCGCATGGAGTTCCGGTCGAAGAAGTTCATTTTCATGAAGTTGGTGCTGTAGATTCCATTGTAGATATTGCTGCAATAGCGATATGTATGGATAATCTGGATATTTCGAATGTGATCGTACCGGTGCTGTATGAAGGAACCGGTTTTATTCGTTGTCAGCACGGGCAGATTCCGGTACCGGTACCAGCCGTAACACATATTGCAGAAACACATAAATTAAAATTAAAAATCACAGACATACAGGGAGAACTGGTGACGCCGACAGGGGCAGCGGTGGTGGCTGCATTTCGTACATCAGACAGATTACCGGAAGATTTTACTATGTTGAAAACCGGCATTGGAGCCGGTAAACGCCAGTATCGTTGTCCGGGGATCCTGCGAGCCATGTTGATCCGGGAGACAACGGATCTACAGATAAAAGATATAATCTGGAAACTGGAGACAGATATGGATGACTGTGGTGGAGAAATGATGGGGCATGTTATGAATCTTCTTATGGCAAATGGGGCAAGAGAGGTGCATTATACACCGATTTATACGAAGAAGAACAGACCGGCCTATACGCTGACGGTAATCTGTAAAGAGAGTGAAAGAGAAAAGTTGGAAAATCTGATTTTTTCAGAGACAACAACGATCGGTATTCGAAGAGTGGAAATGGAACGTACGATTCTGCAAAGAGAAATTCAAAAGAAGGATACACCGGTCGGAACAGCAATTGTAAAAGCGTGCACATTACCGGATGGAAATATAAGATATTATCCGGAATATGAGAATGTGGCAGAACTGGCGGAAAGAAATCAGCTTAGTTTCCGTGAAACATATGACAGAATCAGGAGTTATTGGACAACAGAGAGGTGA
- a CDS encoding aspartate kinase: protein MKKVVKFGGSSLANAEQFQKVGDIIRSEESRRYVVPSAPGKRFSADTKVTDLLYACYDKAEAGEDFSDILTEIKSRFYEIIKGLNLDLSLEEEFRQIEADFKAHAGNEYAASRGEFLNGKVMAAYLGYEFIDSATVIRFDKNGNFDADKTDKLLAKRLQKCERAVIPGFYGGMEDGTVKTFSRGGSDVTGSLVAKAIHADIYENWTDVSGFLVTDPRIVENPAVIETITYRELRELSYMGATVLHEDAIFPVRKEGIPINIRNTNRPEDKGTFIVESTCRKPKYVITGIAGKKGFCSINIEKSMMNSEVGFGRKVLQVFEDQGISFEHVPSGIDTMTIYVHQDEFEEKEQQVIAGIHRAVQPDFVEMESDLALIAVVGRGMKSQRGTAGRVFSALAHAHVNVKMIDQGSSELNIIIGVENRDFETAVKAIYDIFVLTQM from the coding sequence ATGAAAAAGGTTGTAAAATTTGGAGGAAGCTCTCTGGCCAATGCGGAACAGTTTCAGAAGGTTGGAGACATTATCAGAAGCGAGGAGAGCAGACGTTATGTGGTACCGTCCGCACCGGGTAAAAGATTTTCCGCAGATACAAAGGTAACAGATCTTTTATATGCATGTTATGATAAAGCAGAAGCAGGTGAAGATTTCAGCGATATTCTTACAGAAATCAAAAGCCGCTTTTATGAAATCATTAAAGGACTGAATCTGGATCTTTCTCTTGAAGAGGAATTCAGGCAGATTGAAGCAGATTTTAAGGCACATGCAGGAAATGAGTATGCTGCATCCCGTGGAGAATTTCTCAATGGTAAAGTAATGGCTGCATATCTTGGATATGAGTTTATTGATTCTGCGACAGTTATTCGATTTGACAAAAACGGAAATTTCGATGCCGATAAGACTGACAAACTTCTTGCCAAACGACTTCAGAAATGCGAAAGAGCTGTTATTCCAGGATTTTATGGTGGAATGGAAGATGGAACTGTTAAGACGTTTTCAAGAGGCGGTTCTGATGTTACAGGTTCTCTGGTGGCAAAAGCAATTCATGCAGATATTTATGAAAACTGGACAGATGTTTCCGGATTCCTGGTAACAGATCCGAGAATCGTTGAGAATCCGGCAGTGATCGAGACTATCACATATCGGGAGCTTCGAGAGCTTTCTTATATGGGAGCAACTGTTCTTCATGAAGATGCAATCTTCCCAGTTCGTAAAGAAGGTATTCCGATCAATATCCGTAACACAAACCGTCCGGAAGACAAGGGAACGTTTATTGTAGAGAGTACCTGCCGCAAGCCGAAATATGTGATTACAGGTATTGCAGGCAAAAAAGGTTTCTGTTCGATTAATATTGAAAAGTCTATGATGAACAGTGAAGTTGGTTTTGGAAGAAAAGTTCTTCAGGTATTTGAAGATCAGGGAATCAGCTTTGAACATGTTCCATCCGGAATCGATACGATGACGATATATGTTCATCAGGATGAGTTTGAAGAAAAAGAACAGCAGGTAATCGCAGGTATTCATCGTGCAGTACAGCCGGATTTTGTGGAAATGGAGTCCGATCTTGCGCTGATCGCGGTGGTAGGACGTGGAATGAAATCTCAGAGAGGTACTGCAGGACGTGTATTTTCTGCGCTGGCACATGCACATGTTAATGTTAAGATGATCGATCAGGGATCCAGTGAGCTGAATATTATTATTGGTGTGGAAAACAGAGATTTCGAAACAGCTGTAAAAGCAATTTATGATATTTTTGTTCTGACACAGATGTAA
- a CDS encoding aldose 1-epimerase family protein translates to MHTLENDQLCVTISDHGAELSGIFDKKNDREILWNADPSHWKRHAPVLFPNVGRYYEDHCLINGKTYTSGQHGFARDMEFICVEETENSVTHLLESTDETKKAWPYEFQLYITHTLEGRDLTVAWKVVNKDQEIMYFTVGAHPAFNVPILPGTKREDYHLTFSGQKELTYHLLDTRYGTAIPDKVYTLVLENGSCQITEGMFDKDALIFDDGQISKAGIALPDGTPYVEISCEGFPNFGIWSAGDAPFVCLEPWMGRCDNTGYDKELSQKANINMLEPEDVFDKSYVISVR, encoded by the coding sequence ATGCATACACTTGAGAATGACCAGCTTTGTGTTACAATCAGTGATCACGGTGCAGAATTATCCGGAATTTTTGATAAAAAGAATGACAGAGAGATTCTGTGGAATGCAGATCCGTCACACTGGAAACGCCATGCTCCGGTTCTTTTTCCGAATGTAGGAAGATACTATGAAGATCATTGTCTGATTAATGGAAAAACTTACACTTCCGGACAGCATGGATTTGCCCGGGATATGGAATTCATCTGCGTGGAGGAAACGGAGAATTCGGTTACACATTTACTGGAATCCACGGATGAGACAAAGAAAGCATGGCCATATGAGTTTCAGCTGTATATTACACATACGCTGGAAGGTCGTGATCTGACAGTAGCCTGGAAAGTTGTGAACAAAGATCAGGAGATCATGTATTTTACGGTCGGCGCACATCCGGCATTTAATGTTCCGATACTTCCGGGTACGAAACGAGAGGATTATCATCTGACTTTCAGTGGACAGAAAGAGCTGACGTATCATCTGCTGGATACACGTTATGGTACAGCTATCCCGGATAAGGTGTATACACTTGTTCTCGAAAATGGAAGCTGCCAGATTACGGAAGGAATGTTTGATAAAGATGCGCTGATTTTTGATGATGGGCAGATTTCGAAGGCAGGGATTGCATTGCCGGATGGAACCCCGTATGTAGAAATTTCCTGTGAGGGATTTCCGAATTTTGGCATCTGGTCAGCCGGAGATGCACCATTTGTGTGTCTGGAACCATGGATGGGACGTTGTGATAATACCGGTTATGACAAAGAATTGTCTCAGAAAGCGAATATCAATATGCTTGAGCCAGAAGACGTTTTTGATAAATCATACGTGATATCTGTCAGATAA
- a CDS encoding TspO/MBR family protein — MKKKTKTLLTCLAVPLGVGAVSGFLTQGSMNTFEKLKQPPLTPPGWVFPVVWTGLFAMMGTASYLVAITPKTEERKKALTLYGIQLAVNFLWPVFFFNAGWYLFAFAWLLFLWYLVYLCTKTFSEISRTAGYLMIPYLVWLTFAGYLNFFIFLLN; from the coding sequence TTGAAGAAAAAAACAAAGACATTGCTTACCTGCCTGGCTGTACCTCTGGGAGTCGGAGCGGTTTCAGGTTTTCTTACACAGGGAAGTATGAATACATTTGAAAAACTGAAACAGCCGCCCCTTACACCTCCCGGATGGGTGTTTCCAGTTGTATGGACCGGACTGTTTGCCATGATGGGAACGGCTTCTTATCTGGTTGCAATCACACCAAAAACTGAAGAGAGAAAGAAGGCACTGACTTTATACGGGATTCAGCTCGCTGTAAATTTTCTGTGGCCGGTATTTTTCTTTAACGCAGGATGGTATCTGTTTGCGTTTGCCTGGCTGTTGTTTTTGTGGTATCTGGTATATTTATGTACAAAAACATTTTCTGAAATTTCGAGAACAGCTGGTTATCTGATGATTCCATATCTTGTCTGGCTGACTTTTGCAGGATATCTGAATTTCTTTATTTTTTTGTTGAACTGA
- a CDS encoding DUF2325 domain-containing protein — protein MSIVIVGGNERMVCQYEDICKGYGCKAKVFAKEKGAMKKKIGAPDLMILFTGTVSHKMVNCAVEEAKKKSIPVCRCHTSSASALESILREYCA, from the coding sequence ATGAGCATCGTGATCGTAGGTGGTAATGAACGTATGGTATGTCAGTATGAGGATATCTGTAAAGGATATGGGTGTAAAGCAAAGGTATTTGCGAAAGAAAAAGGCGCTATGAAGAAAAAAATCGGGGCACCGGATCTTATGATTCTGTTTACAGGCACTGTTTCTCATAAGATGGTGAACTGTGCGGTAGAAGAAGCAAAGAAAAAGTCTATCCCAGTCTGCAGATGTCATACAAGCAGTGCGTCTGCTCTTGAAAGCATTCTCCGTGAATATTGTGCATAA
- a CDS encoding NAD(P)/FAD-dependent oxidoreductase, translating into MNYDVIIIGAGPGGIFAAYELMKEMPDCKVGVFEEGYSLEKRKCPIDGKKIKNCINCKRCSIMCGFGGAGAFSDGKYNITNDFGGTLYEHIGKSQAIELMKYVDDINMEYGGEGTKLYSTAGTKFKKLCLQNKLNLLDASVRHLGTDINYVVLENLYNAMKDHVDLYFDTPVQKVEILEDGYRIICEKGSYECKKCIVSVGRSGSKWMETVCKDLRIPTKSNRVDLGVRVELPAVIFSHLTDELYESKIVYRTEKFEDNVRTFCMNPNGIVVNENTNGIITVNGHSYEGDEKKTDNTNFALLVSKHFSEPFKDSNGYGESIARLSNMLGGGVIVQRFGDLVRGRRSTVKRVEEGLVRPTLTATPGDLSLVLPKRILDGIIEMIYALDKVAPGTANDDTLLYGVEVKFYNMEVEIDDNLESCHKGLYVIGDGSGVTHSLSHASASGIYVARHIAGQK; encoded by the coding sequence ATGAACTATGATGTGATCATTATTGGTGCCGGTCCTGGAGGGATTTTTGCAGCATATGAATTAATGAAAGAAATGCCGGACTGTAAGGTTGGAGTTTTTGAAGAGGGATATTCTCTTGAGAAAAGAAAATGTCCGATTGACGGCAAAAAGATAAAAAACTGTATCAATTGTAAGAGATGCTCGATTATGTGCGGATTTGGCGGGGCAGGCGCATTTTCTGATGGGAAATATAATATTACCAATGATTTTGGCGGAACGCTGTACGAGCATATTGGCAAGAGCCAGGCAATTGAACTGATGAAATATGTAGATGATATTAATATGGAATATGGCGGTGAGGGAACTAAACTTTATTCTACAGCCGGAACCAAGTTTAAGAAGCTCTGTCTGCAGAATAAACTGAATCTTCTGGATGCTTCCGTGCGTCATCTGGGAACAGATATCAATTATGTAGTTCTTGAGAATCTTTATAATGCAATGAAAGATCATGTGGACCTCTATTTTGATACACCGGTACAGAAGGTGGAAATATTAGAAGACGGATATCGTATAATCTGTGAAAAGGGTTCTTATGAGTGTAAGAAATGCATCGTTTCAGTAGGAAGAAGCGGAAGTAAATGGATGGAAACTGTCTGTAAAGACCTGAGGATTCCGACAAAATCCAATCGTGTAGATCTTGGTGTCCGCGTGGAACTTCCGGCAGTCATTTTCTCACATCTGACAGATGAACTGTACGAGAGCAAGATCGTCTACCGTACAGAGAAATTTGAAGATAACGTTCGTACATTCTGCATGAACCCGAACGGAATCGTAGTAAACGAAAATACCAACGGAATCATCACCGTAAACGGACACAGCTATGAGGGAGATGAGAAGAAAACAGACAATACCAACTTTGCACTTCTTGTTTCCAAACATTTCTCCGAGCCATTTAAGGACAGTAACGGATATGGTGAAAGTATTGCAAGACTTTCTAATATGCTTGGCGGCGGTGTTATCGTACAGCGTTTTGGAGATCTTGTACGTGGACGAAGAAGTACAGTGAAACGTGTGGAAGAGGGACTCGTAAGACCAACTCTTACCGCGACACCTGGAGATTTGAGTCTGGTACTTCCGAAGCGTATTCTGGATGGCATTATCGAGATGATCTATGCACTGGACAAAGTTGCACCGGGAACTGCAAATGATGATACTCTTCTGTATGGCGTTGAAGTCAAATTCTATAACATGGAAGTTGAAATTGATGACAATCTTGAAAGCTGTCATAAAGGTCTGTATGTGATCGGCGACGGAAGTGGTGTGACACATTCTCTGTCACATGCATCTGCAAGTGGTATTTATGTAGCAAGACATATCGCAGGACAGAAATAA
- a CDS encoding patatin-like phospholipase family protein: protein MKTGLVLEGGAMRGIYTAGVLDVFLEQGIHFDGVNGVSAGALHGCSFVSGQKGRSLRYFKKYRNDKHFMSWWSFLHTGEVVGRQFCYHDIPERLDPFDYEAFIKSDTEFYATCTNVETGKAEYIKITDMMTQIDAMRASASMPYVSKIVNYKGMKLLDGGCADSIPVEAFKRMGYDRIVVVLTREASFVKKPENTKMAEIRYHKYPEFVHTLQNRHNVYNHSLDVIKELERKGEVFVIQPDKKLDISRMENNLEVIQQVYDIGEKDAHIRMKALKDWMNLPEV from the coding sequence ATGAAAACAGGACTTGTTTTGGAAGGCGGCGCAATGCGTGGAATCTATACAGCCGGAGTACTGGATGTTTTTTTGGAACAGGGGATACATTTTGACGGAGTGAACGGTGTTTCTGCCGGAGCACTGCATGGATGCTCTTTTGTATCCGGTCAGAAAGGAAGAAGCCTTCGTTATTTCAAAAAATATCGTAACGATAAACATTTTATGAGCTGGTGGAGTTTTCTGCATACAGGAGAAGTAGTAGGAAGACAATTTTGTTATCATGATATTCCGGAACGCCTGGATCCGTTTGACTATGAAGCATTTATCAAATCAGATACAGAGTTTTATGCGACCTGTACAAATGTAGAAACAGGAAAGGCAGAATATATCAAGATCACAGATATGATGACACAGATCGATGCGATGCGTGCATCTGCATCGATGCCGTATGTATCTAAAATTGTAAATTATAAAGGAATGAAGCTTCTTGACGGAGGATGTGCGGACAGCATTCCCGTGGAGGCGTTTAAAAGGATGGGCTATGACCGGATCGTAGTTGTACTTACCAGAGAAGCCAGTTTTGTTAAAAAACCGGAAAATACAAAAATGGCAGAAATACGCTATCACAAATATCCAGAATTTGTGCATACACTGCAGAACAGACATAACGTTTATAATCACAGTCTGGATGTTATTAAGGAACTTGAACGGAAGGGTGAGGTATTCGTAATCCAGCCGGATAAGAAACTGGATATCAGTCGAATGGAAAATAATCTGGAGGTCATTCAGCAGGTATATGATATAGGAGAAAAAGATGCCCACATCCGTATGAAAGCACTGAAAGACTGGATGAACTTGCCGGAAGTATAA
- the tsaA gene encoding tRNA (N6-threonylcarbamoyladenosine(37)-N6)-methyltransferase TrmO — MSEVYEMKVVARIHNDFPTKFGIPHQSNRLETLKATIVFEPEYRVTEAFRGLEEYSYIWLIWQFSEAVRDTWSPTVRPPRLGGNTRMGVFATRSPFRPNNLGLSSVKLEKIEFDQELGPILHISGADLMNGTPIYDIKPYLPYADSHPDAKGGFTDHIRDYRLQVEFPEELIKEIPTGQREALLEVLANDPRPRYQNRPDKVYGLAYGHKDIHFQVRDDILTVCDVTEFSSQKSFDKQNNV; from the coding sequence ATGTCAGAAGTATACGAAATGAAGGTTGTTGCAAGGATTCATAATGATTTTCCGACTAAATTTGGAATACCACATCAGAGTAACCGTTTGGAAACACTGAAGGCAACGATTGTTTTTGAACCGGAATATCGAGTAACAGAAGCTTTTCGCGGATTGGAAGAATACAGTTATATCTGGCTGATCTGGCAGTTTTCGGAAGCGGTAAGAGATACCTGGTCGCCGACGGTAAGACCGCCGCGACTTGGCGGAAATACCAGGATGGGAGTATTTGCAACACGATCTCCGTTTCGTCCGAATAATCTGGGGCTTTCTTCTGTGAAACTGGAAAAGATAGAATTTGATCAGGAACTTGGACCAATTCTGCATATATCAGGTGCGGATCTGATGAATGGAACACCGATTTATGATATCAAACCATATCTTCCTTATGCAGACAGTCATCCGGATGCAAAGGGAGGATTTACGGATCATATCAGAGATTATCGGCTGCAGGTGGAATTTCCGGAAGAACTGATAAAAGAAATTCCAACGGGACAGAGAGAGGCACTTCTTGAGGTACTGGCGAATGATCCACGTCCACGTTATCAGAACAGACCGGATAAAGTGTATGGACTGGCATATGGACATAAGGATATTCATTTTCAGGTGAGAGATGATATACTGACGGTTTGTGATGTGACAGAATTTTCATCGCAAAAATCCTTTGACAAACAAAACAATGTATGA
- a CDS encoding HPr family phosphocarrier protein: MVERHIRLNATEDVKEFVNEATKCDFDIDISYNRIIIDAKSLLGILSMDLTRELTVRCYGESQRFNEVMAKFAVA; this comes from the coding sequence ATGGTTGAAAGACATATTAGATTAAATGCGACGGAAGATGTAAAGGAATTCGTAAATGAAGCCACCAAATGCGATTTTGATATTGACATTTCCTATAACAGAATTATTATTGATGCAAAATCTCTTTTAGGTATTCTGAGTATGGATCTTACCAGAGAACTTACAGTAAGATGTTATGGTGAGAGTCAGAGATTTAATGAAGTAATGGCAAAATTTGCTGTAGCATAA
- a CDS encoding Ig-like domain-containing protein: protein MKKSLKKALCGLMAGLMVAVTVPAALPEAVYVAEVQAAARVATPKLVSAKASGKSKIVFKWKAVKGASGYTVFRKEKGGKWKNVAEVKGAKKTAFSDTKVITGTQYTYSVKAFKNTKGKKTFSSYNKKGVTAIAGLYTLKLNSSRITLNPGKSYTLKVNGTKLTPVWRSSNSKIVTVNKKGRITAKKAGTAKITATLGGKKFVCTVTVKKASAAANKLAKNYAKVRNYINKNGRYSEDGSKYIEASIDAETTAILSYDTKSDKLDMGLSLQIKKEGIISAMDILVNCAKSDSARVISGIYASGNAVYTTATMKASIYNGKQNLVFYNTNGSRAQSEIQEAANATLQAAMAGTEYLLRSKLNMSLKDLGFKAYKL from the coding sequence ATGAAAAAATCATTAAAGAAGGCATTATGTGGGCTGATGGCAGGTCTGATGGTCGCTGTAACAGTTCCGGCAGCACTACCGGAGGCTGTGTATGTGGCGGAAGTGCAGGCTGCAGCCAGAGTAGCAACGCCAAAGCTGGTATCCGCCAAAGCTTCAGGAAAATCCAAAATCGTTTTTAAATGGAAAGCGGTAAAAGGTGCCAGTGGTTATACTGTTTTTCGTAAGGAAAAAGGTGGCAAATGGAAGAATGTGGCAGAAGTAAAAGGTGCAAAGAAAACAGCATTTTCTGACACAAAAGTAATAACGGGAACACAGTATACCTACAGTGTGAAAGCATTTAAAAACACAAAAGGTAAGAAGACATTCAGCAGTTATAACAAAAAAGGAGTTACCGCGATCGCAGGACTGTATACATTGAAACTGAACAGTTCCAGAATTACTTTGAACCCGGGCAAGTCATATACATTAAAAGTCAATGGCACAAAGCTTACACCGGTCTGGAGATCAAGTAATTCAAAGATTGTAACTGTAAATAAAAAAGGTCGGATCACAGCCAAGAAAGCAGGAACAGCCAAAATTACCGCAACACTTGGTGGAAAGAAATTTGTATGTACAGTTACCGTAAAAAAAGCATCAGCCGCGGCAAACAAGCTGGCAAAGAATTATGCAAAAGTCAGAAACTATATTAATAAGAATGGCAGATACAGTGAGGATGGAAGCAAATATATTGAGGCTTCTATAGATGCAGAGACAACAGCTATTCTGTCTTATGATACAAAATCCGATAAGCTTGATATGGGACTGTCTTTGCAGATTAAAAAAGAGGGTATTATAAGTGCAATGGATATCCTTGTGAACTGTGCAAAATCAGATTCTGCAAGAGTCATTTCCGGAATATATGCAAGTGGAAACGCAGTCTATACAACAGCGACTATGAAAGCTTCCATATACAATGGAAAGCAGAATCTTGTATTTTATAATACAAATGGAAGCAGAGCACAGTCGGAAATTCAGGAAGCTGCAAATGCAACTCTTCAGGCGGCAATGGCAGGTACAGAATATCTGCTGAGATCAAAGCTGAATATGTCGTTAAAAGATCTTGGATTTAAAGCTTATAAATTATAA